One part of the Hydrogenobacter sp. T-2 genome encodes these proteins:
- a CDS encoding HAD family hydrolase — protein MRKGVIFDVDGVIVDVSQSYHYAIKHTAEYFLKREVPIEEVRRIKFSKGINNDWLATLEVIREYGGTADFEELVKVFNEFYTNLRDKEKLILGKEFFMSLREMGYPLGIVTGRPREDLLYLFEKHGLSECFDFVVDEDTIEEEELRKPHPYALHLCVEGLGIDAGVYVGDSLADWQMLRDYRRMYNKPLEYIHVGDSVVLEDVRHIPKHGQTSLLQALLHTLSLNNV, from the coding sequence ATGAGGAAGGGTGTAATTTTTGATGTGGACGGAGTCATAGTGGATGTAAGTCAGTCCTATCACTACGCTATAAAGCACACTGCGGAGTATTTTCTCAAAAGAGAAGTTCCCATAGAAGAGGTAAGAAGAATAAAGTTCTCCAAAGGCATAAACAACGACTGGCTTGCCACTCTTGAGGTCATAAGGGAATATGGAGGAACTGCGGACTTTGAAGAGCTTGTAAAGGTCTTTAACGAGTTTTATACCAATTTGAGAGACAAGGAGAAGCTAATACTTGGAAAAGAGTTTTTTATGAGCCTAAGGGAAATGGGATACCCTCTTGGCATAGTCACGGGAAGACCAAGAGAAGACCTTTTGTATCTTTTTGAAAAGCATGGGCTTTCAGAATGCTTTGATTTTGTGGTAGACGAGGATACCATAGAGGAAGAGGAACTCAGAAAACCACATCCTTATGCCTTACACCTATGCGTAGAAGGTCTTGGTATAGATGCAGGTGTCTATGTGGGCGATAGTCTTGCGGACTGGCAGATGCTAAGGGATTATAGAAGAATGTATAACAAACCTCTTGAATACATTCACGTGGGAGATAGTGTTGTATTAGAGGATGTTAGGCATATCCCAAAGCATGGACAAACATCCCTTTTACAAGCATTGCTCCACACCTTGAGTTTAAACAATGTCTGA
- a CDS encoding LysR family transcriptional regulator — MIDISKLKTFVAVADLGSFSKASEILYITQPAVTQQIKALERIIGAKLFQRQGGRIVLTDEGKRIYEIAKSLLSNYENLMEEMAKIKKDFKDTLLLGISTTLSEYKVPELLVEFHRQLPNISIRVLVDNSQHIEEGLSSGVLNIGVIEREPSEKFSSIKWFMDEVVFFTYPSHPFAKKGEIEPEELYGVDLIFREVSSGTRKVVKEELERLGIIFEKLNIRIEINCGRSILSMVKNGYGCSFLSKGIVEKAIEEGSVVPVKIKGFNAVRWYYIIYPEHEKLTFLASKFMKFLLSKASSELLAG, encoded by the coding sequence ATGATAGACATTAGCAAGCTCAAGACCTTTGTAGCGGTTGCAGACCTTGGGAGCTTTTCAAAGGCTTCCGAGATACTCTACATAACCCAGCCTGCGGTAACCCAGCAGATAAAAGCCCTCGAGAGGATAATAGGAGCAAAGCTCTTTCAAAGACAGGGTGGTAGGATAGTGCTAACAGATGAAGGAAAGAGAATATACGAGATCGCCAAGAGTCTACTCTCTAACTACGAAAACCTCATGGAGGAGATGGCAAAGATAAAGAAGGACTTCAAAGATACACTCCTTTTGGGCATAAGCACCACTCTAAGCGAATACAAGGTCCCAGAGCTTCTCGTAGAGTTTCACAGACAGCTTCCTAACATCTCTATAAGAGTGCTCGTGGACAACTCTCAGCACATAGAGGAGGGTTTATCATCGGGTGTGCTTAACATAGGAGTTATAGAGAGAGAGCCCTCAGAAAAATTTAGCTCCATAAAATGGTTCATGGATGAGGTAGTCTTTTTTACTTATCCTTCTCATCCCTTTGCTAAAAAGGGAGAGATAGAGCCTGAGGAGCTCTACGGGGTAGACCTAATCTTCAGAGAAGTGAGCTCTGGCACAAGGAAGGTGGTAAAGGAAGAGTTGGAAAGGCTTGGTATAATCTTTGAAAAGCTCAACATAAGGATAGAGATAAACTGCGGAAGGTCAATCCTTAGTATGGTAAAAAATGGCTATGGCTGTAGCTTTCTCTCAAAGGGTATAGTTGAAAAGGCAATAGAAGAGGGTAGCGTTGTTCCTGTGAAGATAAAAGGTTTTAACGCTGTAAGGTGGTATTACATAATCTATCCAGAGCATGAAAAACTTACCTTCCTGGCAAGCAAGTTTATGAAATTTTTACTTTCTAAGGCAAGCTCTGAATTATTAGCTGGATGA
- a CDS encoding low molecular weight phosphatase family protein — translation MKIAFISTKNAVRSIMAEAVARKLSKLALLSLEIYSAGVEPAKRVPEEVIALLKEKGYPTEKLYPKPVEKIPYDQVDVLITLSPEARDMCSYSEKHMRREHWVLEETSSMTKEELSKLLEQLESLIKTLFKIS, via the coding sequence ATGAAGATAGCCTTTATATCCACAAAAAACGCAGTCAGGAGCATAATGGCAGAGGCGGTTGCAAGAAAGCTATCAAAGCTCGCCCTTTTGTCTTTGGAGATATACTCTGCAGGTGTAGAGCCTGCCAAAAGAGTGCCAGAGGAGGTTATAGCTCTCCTAAAGGAAAAGGGTTATCCCACAGAAAAGCTCTACCCTAAACCTGTAGAAAAAATACCCTACGACCAAGTGGATGTGCTCATAACTCTATCACCCGAAGCGAGAGACATGTGTTCCTATTCGGAGAAGCATATGAGAAGGGAGCATTGGGTTTTGGAAGAAACATCAAGCATGACAAAAGAAGAGCTCTCAAAACTCTTAGAACAGTTAGAAAGTCTCATAAAAACCCTCTTTAAGATAAGTTAA
- the rdgB gene encoding RdgB/HAM1 family non-canonical purine NTP pyrophosphatase gives MVRRILVATTNLGKRREILSILREYEVEVLFPEEDLKVEEGSCSFLENAYLKAKAYYEVYKIPTLAEDSGLVVPSLDGYPGVYSSRFYNLEWGGKEEPKEGKDKANINKLLRLMEGKQDRRAYYVAFAVLFLEDGGLWSEGRCYGTILQEPVGEGGFGYDPIFQPEGFQKSMAQLSMEEKNLISHRGKALRRIMQMLK, from the coding sequence ATGGTGAGGAGAATTCTTGTAGCAACCACAAACTTGGGAAAAAGGAGAGAAATTCTCTCCATACTCAGGGAATATGAGGTTGAGGTTTTATTCCCAGAGGAAGACCTAAAAGTAGAAGAGGGAAGCTGTAGCTTTTTAGAGAACGCTTATCTAAAGGCAAAGGCATACTACGAGGTTTACAAAATACCAACCCTCGCAGAGGATTCTGGGCTCGTAGTTCCAAGCCTTGATGGGTATCCGGGCGTCTATTCCAGCAGGTTTTATAACTTAGAGTGGGGAGGAAAGGAAGAGCCAAAGGAGGGCAAAGACAAGGCGAATATAAACAAACTTCTAAGGCTTATGGAAGGCAAGCAGGACAGAAGGGCATACTATGTAGCCTTTGCGGTGCTTTTTTTAGAAGATGGTGGTCTTTGGTCAGAAGGGAGATGCTATGGCACTATACTCCAAGAGCCAGTTGGAGAAGGAGGCTTTGGCTACGACCCAATCTTTCAACCAGAAGGTTTCCAAAAGAGCATGGCACAATTAAGCATGGAAGAGAAAAACCTCATATCCCACAGAGGCAAAGCCCTCAGAAGGATAATGCAAATGCTAAAATAG
- the gatB gene encoding Asp-tRNA(Asn)/Glu-tRNA(Gln) amidotransferase subunit GatB — protein MEFEPVIGLEIHVQMDTKTKLFCSCPVEFGAEPNSNVCPVCLGLPGSLPVINKRAVEFAIRAGLALNCQINMRSVFARKNYFYPDLPKGYQISQYEEPIAVNGWLEVDGKRVRIRRLHIEEDAGKNIHEGSKTHVDLNRAGTPLMEIVTEPDIDSPQMAREFLEKLRNIMRYTGVSRADMEKGQLRCDINISIRPKGSKELGTRVEIKNVNSFRFVQKAIESEMERQIKLLLSGEKIVQETRTFDPSTGLTHTMRTKEEAEDYRYFPEPDLLPLVVPPQWLEEIKADMPELPEERYERFIKNYALDQYSAKVLTDNKELGDFFEESLRYYGQDPKLTANWLLNDLLGNLSEAGKDIESSPVSPQSLAELVKLIKENVLSSKLAKEVIKEMTATGKSPSQIVEEKGLKQVSDEGQIRSMIEEVLKENSKEVERFKAGEEKVFGFLVGQVMKKAKGKANPQMVNRILKEMLR, from the coding sequence ATGGAGTTTGAGCCAGTTATAGGTCTTGAGATACACGTGCAGATGGATACAAAAACCAAGCTCTTCTGCTCCTGTCCTGTGGAGTTTGGTGCGGAGCCAAATAGTAATGTTTGTCCTGTATGTCTTGGACTGCCTGGGAGCTTACCCGTTATAAACAAAAGGGCTGTGGAGTTTGCCATAAGGGCTGGACTTGCTCTTAACTGCCAGATAAACATGCGTTCTGTCTTTGCAAGGAAAAACTACTTTTACCCAGACCTTCCAAAGGGATACCAGATATCTCAGTATGAGGAACCTATTGCGGTCAATGGATGGCTTGAAGTAGATGGCAAAAGGGTAAGAATAAGAAGACTACACATAGAGGAGGATGCGGGTAAAAACATCCATGAAGGTTCAAAAACCCATGTGGACCTAAACAGGGCTGGCACACCTCTTATGGAAATAGTGACAGAGCCAGATATAGACTCTCCACAAATGGCAAGGGAGTTCCTTGAAAAGCTAAGAAACATTATGAGATACACTGGAGTCTCTCGTGCGGACATGGAAAAGGGACAGCTTCGTTGTGATATAAACATCTCCATAAGACCGAAGGGTTCAAAAGAGCTTGGCACGAGAGTGGAGATAAAGAACGTCAATTCCTTTCGTTTTGTCCAAAAGGCGATAGAGTCCGAAATGGAAAGGCAGATAAAACTCCTCCTTTCTGGAGAGAAGATAGTGCAAGAGACACGCACCTTTGACCCCTCCACAGGTCTAACACATACCATGAGGACAAAGGAAGAGGCGGAAGACTACAGATACTTTCCAGAGCCAGACCTCCTGCCCCTTGTAGTTCCTCCCCAGTGGTTGGAAGAGATAAAAGCCGACATGCCAGAGCTTCCAGAGGAAAGATACGAAAGGTTCATAAAAAACTACGCCCTTGACCAATACTCCGCAAAGGTGCTAACCGATAACAAAGAGCTTGGAGACTTCTTTGAAGAGTCCCTTAGGTATTACGGACAAGACCCCAAGCTAACTGCCAATTGGCTACTTAATGACCTTCTTGGAAACCTTTCAGAGGCTGGTAAAGACATAGAAAGCTCTCCTGTTAGCCCCCAAAGTCTTGCAGAACTTGTAAAACTTATAAAGGAAAATGTGCTCTCTTCAAAGCTTGCAAAGGAAGTTATAAAGGAGATGACCGCAACTGGCAAAAGCCCCTCCCAGATAGTAGAAGAAAAGGGTCTAAAGCAAGTAAGCGACGAGGGACAGATAAGGTCTATGATAGAAGAGGTTTTGAAGGAAAATTCAAAGGAAGTGGAAAGGTTCAAAGCAGGAGAGGAAAAGGTCTTTGGCTTTCTTGTGGGTCAAGTTATGAAGAAGGCAAAGGGCAAGGCAAACCCACAGATGGTAAACAGAATTCTTAAGGAAATGCTTAGGTAA
- a CDS encoding putative bifunctional diguanylate cyclase/phosphodiesterase yields the protein MDDFIKETARQTADGISKQVFSSMYQVMKRGWERRDLLEFMKALEVSYQGTPVNINIYRSDLVKEIYGTVPEPAKGELHFLALKGEPQNKFEGGVYLYIKPVKAESECLRCHWNAQEGSVLGLVETSINIQSFVSNVRHTLKALIAGPLIAFSLVLTFILLTLIGLLRQLSRKISESIENIRSIEDVEGLHKSIEDSYKELKPVYESLQHLGERIKSIAIDREILDMEAKLLERFIITSKTIKNWHDYVKNLIGEMNQIIPIDIVFTLFLEPEVLKVEIFWYKKADERTERYIEAFIKSKITLELPVSLLMGRQLRIMHHTVNGKEIYSEEDKEKIRLRTKAVFFDKPQIGGIVGLGVESCVMDDVAKQAVLNSLLSTLVNTIGSSKAISDYIEQVEFYAMRDPLTTLYNQRTFWELLSYEIERAKRFDRKLSLIILDLDNFKFINDTYGHHVGDMLLKEVARVIGERKRKSDIAARYGGDEFVIIAVGADPLNAYALASSLKEQIESITLNLPDGSSISPRVSMGIAVYPEHGETPKDLFLIADSMLRNAKEEGKGKIRLPSQEELVQSYREYSSKAIRVLTAFDKGEIVPFFQPIVDLRNGEVFGNEVLMRIGDNLAPAGEFIEMAERLGIVLKMDMQVYEKAFKKAYNAHYRGKLFLNLSPRAMLVENFIENMKDLMRRYNMEPSQVVFELTERESIKNISLLERFIRKLKEEGFLFAIDDFGSGYSSFHYIKKLPVDFVKLEGEFVKDVIEDWRDRIFIESVVTLARGMGMKTIAEHVESGEVLKILKDLKVDYAQGYYIGKPSERLI from the coding sequence ATGGACGACTTCATTAAGGAAACTGCCCGCCAGACCGCAGATGGCATCTCAAAGCAGGTATTCAGTTCCATGTATCAGGTTATGAAAAGGGGTTGGGAGAGAAGGGACCTTCTTGAGTTTATGAAGGCTCTTGAAGTTTCCTACCAAGGGACACCTGTAAACATAAACATATACAGGTCTGACCTTGTTAAAGAAATCTACGGCACAGTTCCTGAGCCAGCTAAGGGGGAACTTCATTTTCTTGCCCTCAAGGGTGAGCCTCAGAACAAGTTTGAGGGTGGCGTTTACCTATACATAAAACCTGTGAAGGCTGAATCGGAGTGTTTAAGGTGTCACTGGAACGCTCAGGAAGGCAGTGTTCTCGGGCTTGTGGAAACAAGTATAAACATACAGAGCTTTGTATCAAATGTAAGGCATACTTTGAAGGCGTTAATAGCAGGACCTTTGATTGCCTTTTCTCTTGTATTGACCTTTATTTTGCTTACCTTAATAGGTTTGCTACGACAGTTAAGTAGAAAAATAAGTGAAAGCATTGAGAATATAAGGTCAATAGAAGATGTGGAAGGCCTGCATAAAAGCATAGAAGACTCCTACAAGGAACTAAAACCAGTGTATGAGTCTCTTCAACATCTTGGTGAAAGGATAAAGTCAATAGCCATAGACAGGGAGATCCTGGATATGGAAGCGAAGCTCTTAGAAAGGTTCATAATTACGTCAAAAACCATAAAAAACTGGCACGATTATGTAAAGAATCTGATAGGTGAAATGAACCAAATAATTCCCATTGATATAGTCTTTACCCTCTTTCTTGAGCCAGAGGTGCTCAAGGTTGAAATATTCTGGTATAAGAAGGCAGATGAAAGAACAGAGAGATATATTGAAGCCTTTATAAAATCGAAGATAACCCTTGAGCTTCCAGTGTCTTTGTTAATGGGAAGGCAACTGCGAATCATGCATCATACGGTAAACGGGAAGGAAATCTACAGCGAAGAGGATAAGGAGAAAATAAGGCTCAGGACTAAGGCTGTATTTTTTGATAAACCACAAATTGGGGGAATAGTCGGGCTTGGAGTGGAATCCTGTGTCATGGACGATGTAGCAAAGCAGGCGGTGTTAAACAGTCTACTTTCAACTCTTGTGAACACAATAGGTTCTTCAAAGGCAATAAGTGACTACATTGAGCAGGTGGAGTTCTATGCCATGAGGGACCCGCTTACCACCCTTTATAACCAAAGAACCTTCTGGGAACTGCTAAGCTATGAGATAGAGAGGGCGAAAAGATTTGATAGAAAACTTTCTCTTATAATCCTTGACCTTGACAACTTTAAATTTATTAACGACACCTACGGTCATCACGTGGGTGATATGCTTCTTAAGGAAGTTGCGAGGGTTATAGGTGAGCGGAAAAGAAAGTCTGACATAGCTGCAAGGTACGGTGGGGATGAGTTTGTGATTATTGCAGTTGGTGCTGACCCCCTCAATGCTTATGCCCTTGCATCCTCTCTGAAGGAGCAAATAGAAAGCATTACTCTGAACCTACCAGATGGGAGTTCCATTTCACCAAGGGTTTCCATGGGTATAGCGGTATATCCAGAGCACGGAGAAACGCCGAAAGACCTTTTCCTCATTGCGGACAGTATGCTTAGGAATGCGAAGGAGGAGGGTAAGGGAAAGATAAGGCTTCCCAGTCAGGAGGAGCTTGTGCAATCATACCGAGAATACAGCAGTAAGGCTATAAGGGTGCTTACAGCCTTTGATAAAGGAGAGATAGTTCCCTTCTTCCAGCCCATAGTGGATTTGAGGAATGGTGAAGTTTTCGGTAACGAGGTTCTTATGAGAATAGGAGACAACTTAGCTCCAGCTGGAGAGTTTATAGAGATGGCAGAGAGGCTTGGTATAGTTCTTAAGATGGACATGCAGGTATATGAAAAAGCCTTTAAGAAGGCGTACAATGCGCATTATAGAGGTAAGCTCTTTCTTAATCTTTCTCCAAGAGCGATGCTTGTGGAAAACTTTATTGAAAACATGAAGGACCTCATGCGGAGATATAACATGGAGCCATCGCAGGTGGTTTTTGAACTTACCGAAAGGGAAAGTATAAAAAACATCAGCCTGCTTGAAAGGTTTATAAGGAAGCTCAAAGAAGAAGGCTTTCTGTTTGCGATAGATGACTTTGGCTCTGGTTATTCCTCTTTTCATTACATAAAAAAGTTGCCTGTTGACTTTGTAAAGCTGGAGGGTGAGTTTGTAAAGGATGTGATAGAAGATTGGAGAGACAGGATATTTATAGAATCTGTGGTTACTCTTGCAAGGGGTATGGGAATGAAAACAATAGCGGAACATGTGGAAAGCGGAGAAGTGCTGAAGATACTTAAAGACTTAAAGGTTGACTATGCCCAGGGTTATTACATCGGAAAGCCATCAGAAAGGTTGATTTAA
- a CDS encoding IS982 family transposase, with amino-acid sequence MTEDRIITYFVIIDDLLKELRLREEPQTVISNSEVLTMAVIAHIDFCANYSKALDWLKSFCSHLFPKVPDKSTFSRRLEKLLPYMQTIILKLASLPQVDERYYLIDSMPVKVCENARIWTCKTLKGELYRGYTPGKREYFYGLKLNALMDSKGLIREVHLLEGSRHDIDGLANMSFYSVESKEIICDKAYKNYLMEDILKEEGIVLNPLRSTKESRYEGGWIEYAKRLYRRLAESVFSVLKRFIGMRPYSVSLNGLLVKIYTAVVSYNLYRMWKMNLI; translated from the coding sequence ATGACAGAAGATAGAATAATAACATACTTTGTAATTATAGACGACTTGCTTAAGGAACTTAGACTTCGTGAAGAACCACAAACGGTAATATCTAACTCGGAGGTGTTAACAATGGCAGTTATAGCCCACATAGATTTTTGTGCAAACTACTCAAAGGCTCTTGATTGGCTTAAAAGTTTCTGTAGTCATCTCTTCCCTAAAGTCCCTGATAAATCTACCTTCTCAAGAAGACTTGAAAAACTGCTACCTTATATGCAAACCATCATATTAAAACTCGCATCTCTACCACAGGTGGATGAAAGATATTACCTAATTGATAGCATGCCAGTGAAAGTGTGTGAGAATGCACGCATATGGACATGCAAAACATTAAAAGGTGAGCTATACAGAGGATATACACCAGGCAAGAGAGAATACTTTTACGGGCTTAAGCTAAACGCACTTATGGACTCTAAGGGTTTAATTAGAGAGGTTCATCTACTTGAGGGGAGTAGGCATGATATTGATGGTTTGGCAAACATGAGCTTTTACAGTGTAGAAAGTAAGGAAATCATATGTGATAAGGCATACAAGAATTATCTGATGGAGGATATCTTGAAGGAAGAGGGCATAGTGCTTAACCCATTAAGGAGTACAAAGGAAAGCAGATATGAGGGTGGGTGGATTGAGTATGCAAAGAGGTTATACAGGAGGCTTGCGGAGAGTGTGTTTAGTGTCCTTAAAAGGTTTATCGGTATGAGACCTTATTCTGTTAGCCTGAATGGGCTTCTTGTGAAAATCTATACCGCTGTGGTTTCCTATAATCTGTATAGAATGTGGAAAATGAACCTAATATAA
- a CDS encoding DEAD/DEAH box helicase → MAGLVIKELKLRGLANRILIVVPGHLKDQWIRELKEKFQETFYSVDRNTFRSIYGENPWETEKQVITSMDFAKQEDILPSLNSTHWDLVIVDEAHKMSAYVYGNKTSRTERYRLGEILSKNTIHFLFLTATPHRGNPENFRLLLDLLEPGFFGTYELIEESIERGDNPLFIRRLKENLRDFDGKPIFTNRYAKTIKFRLSQEEKELYNELSKYVLHQYNKAMKGRDQKRNVAFALLILQRRMASSTYALWKSLERRKRRLESLLKESKMQKRNLLVDFEEVEDYEEEERWKEEEEWETLTLAENPEELRREIWVISGLIERAKRIVKEEREVKLQELRKAIEEGLKKIREMQGNEKILIFTESKDTLDYLVEKLRSWGYSVSYIHGGMSLEERIGAEKEFKEKTQVMVATEAAGEGINLQFCHIIITRVASYKEMW, encoded by the coding sequence ATGGCAGGTCTTGTAATAAAGGAACTAAAACTGCGTGGCCTTGCAAACCGTATCCTAATAGTTGTCCCAGGGCACCTAAAAGACCAATGGATAAGAGAGTTAAAGGAAAAGTTTCAAGAAACCTTTTACTCCGTAGACAGGAATACCTTTAGGTCAATCTATGGTGAAAACCCTTGGGAAACAGAAAAGCAGGTGATAACCTCTATGGACTTTGCAAAACAAGAGGACATATTACCCTCTTTGAACTCTACCCACTGGGACTTGGTTATAGTGGACGAAGCCCACAAGATGTCTGCTTATGTTTATGGGAACAAGACTTCAAGAACAGAAAGATACAGACTCGGTGAAATCCTGTCAAAAAACACAATACACTTCCTATTTCTTACTGCAACACCTCACAGAGGAAACCCAGAAAACTTTAGGCTTTTGCTTGACCTTTTAGAGCCGGGGTTCTTTGGAACCTATGAGCTTATTGAAGAGTCTATTGAAAGGGGAGACAATCCGCTTTTTATAAGGAGACTAAAGGAAAACCTGAGGGACTTTGATGGCAAGCCCATATTTACAAACCGTTATGCAAAGACGATAAAATTCAGGCTTTCTCAGGAAGAAAAAGAGCTATACAATGAACTTTCTAAGTATGTGCTACATCAATATAACAAGGCTATGAAGGGTAGAGACCAAAAGAGAAACGTAGCCTTTGCCCTTTTGATCCTCCAAAGAAGGATGGCATCAAGCACCTATGCCCTATGGAAATCTCTTGAGAGAAGGAAAAGAAGGCTTGAAAGCCTATTGAAAGAGTCTAAAATGCAAAAAAGGAACCTTTTGGTGGACTTTGAGGAGGTAGAGGACTACGAAGAGGAAGAGAGGTGGAAGGAAGAGGAAGAATGGGAAACACTAACCCTTGCAGAGAATCCAGAGGAACTAAGAAGAGAGATATGGGTTATAAGCGGTCTAATTGAAAGAGCTAAGAGGATAGTCAAGGAGGAAAGGGAAGTAAAGCTACAAGAACTCAGAAAGGCTATAGAGGAGGGTCTAAAGAAGATAAGAGAAATGCAAGGAAACGAAAAGATACTCATATTTACCGAATCAAAGGACACTTTGGACTATCTTGTTGAAAAATTAAGGTCTTGGGGCTACTCGGTGAGCTATATACATGGTGGGATGAGCTTAGAGGAAAGGATTGGAGCAGAGAAGGAATTCAAGGAGAAAACTCAGGTCATGGTTGCCACAGAGGCTGCAGGAGAAGGTATAAATCTCCAGTTTTGCCATATTATTATAACCCGAGTTGCAAGTTATAAAGAGATGTGGTAA
- the rpiB gene encoding ribose 5-phosphate isomerase B — translation MLNIAIGSDHAGYPLKEKIKEYLISKGYHVLDFGTQSTDSTDYPLFARDVCLAVQRGEAQMGILVCGTGIGMSITANKFKGIRAALCLNEYMARMSRKHNDANVLCLGDRILGDDLAIAIVDAWLSTDFEGGRHERRVRLIREIEHSSKGLQESS, via the coding sequence ATGCTTAACATAGCCATAGGCTCAGACCACGCGGGTTATCCTCTAAAGGAAAAGATAAAAGAGTATCTCATCTCAAAGGGCTATCATGTGCTTGACTTTGGCACTCAGTCCACAGACTCCACCGACTATCCCCTTTTTGCAAGGGATGTTTGCCTTGCGGTTCAAAGGGGTGAGGCTCAGATGGGTATCCTTGTTTGTGGCACGGGCATAGGCATGTCCATAACCGCCAACAAATTCAAGGGCATAAGAGCTGCTCTGTGCCTAAACGAATACATGGCTCGCATGAGCAGAAAACACAACGATGCCAACGTGCTATGCCTTGGAGACAGAATATTGGGCGATGACTTGGCTATTGCCATAGTGGACGCATGGCTTTCCACAGACTTTGAGGGTGGAAGGCACGAAAGGAGGGTAAGGCTCATAAGGGAGATAGAACATTCCTCTAAAGGTCTTCAAGAATCTTCATGA